The proteins below are encoded in one region of Juglans microcarpa x Juglans regia isolate MS1-56 chromosome 4D, Jm3101_v1.0, whole genome shotgun sequence:
- the LOC121260432 gene encoding pentatricopeptide repeat-containing protein At2g41080 isoform X2 has protein sequence MGMLPTMHEVRYISKSSSFPHNICMAKFFPCHLGFTSLLNTLHDPSKRFFSTNAAKTAYKLSDSVSEFKQDYSNLCFKGHIKEAYERYKSEIFSEPSLLSNLIQACIPQKSLSLGKQLHSMIITSGCYSDKFVSNHLLNMYSKIGDLQTAVTLFEHMYKRNIMSCNILINGYVQSCDLESAQKVFDEMPDRNIATWNAMIAGLTQFEFNEQSLSFFSEMHQLGFLPDEFTLGSVLRSCAGLRCLHAGRQIHAYVVKCGFEFNLVVGSSLAHMYMKSGSLEGGEKVIKLMPIRNVIAWNTLIAGKAQNGYPEEVLDQYNMMKIAGFRPDKITFVSVLSSCSELATLGQGQQIHAEAIKAGACSVVAVVSSLISMYSRCGCLEDSLKAFLECEHTDVVLWSSMIAAYGFHGRGDEAIELFEYMEQEEIEANEVTFLSLLYACSHCGLKEKGIEFFDKMVKKYAVEPRLEHYTCMVDLLGRSGCLEEAEAMIRSMPVKADVIIWKTLLSACKIHKKADMAKRIAEEVIRLYPQDSAPYVLLSNIHASAKRWQDVSEVRKAMRDRMVKKEPGISWLEVKNAVHQFCIGDKTHPKSAEIDLYLKELTSEMKLRGYVPDTAAVLHDMDNEEKEYNLAHHSEKLAVAFALMNTPAGVPIRVMKNLRVCSDCHVAIKYISEIRNREIIVRDASRFHHFKNGKCSCGDY, from the exons ATGGGAATGCTTCCCACAATGCATGAAGTAAGATACATATCCAAGAGCTCATCTTTCCCCCACAACATATGTATGGCCAAGTTTTTCCCCTGTCATCTCGGCTTCACTTCCTTGCTCAATACCCTGCACGACCCGAGCAAACGTTTTTTCTCCACAAACGCCGCCAAAACCGCCTATAAACTTAGCGACTCTGTCTCTGAGTTCAAACAAGATTACTCCAACCTTTGTTTCAAAGGACACATAAAAGAAGCGTATGAGAGGTACAAATCAGAGATATTTTCAGAGCCTTCTCTCTTGTCTAATCTCATCCAAGCATGCATACCCCAAAAGTCACTTTCTTTAGGAAAACAGCTCCATTCTATGATAATTACGTCTGGTTGTTACTCAGACAAGTTTGTTTCCAATCACCTCCTTAACATGTACTCCAAGATTGGGGATTTACAAACGGCTGTGACACTGTTTGAGCATATGTACAAGAGAAATATAATGTCTTGTAACATTTTGATTAATGGCTATGTTCAAAGTTGTGATCTGGAGAGTGCCCAGAAGGTGTTTGATGAGATGCCTGATAGAAACATCGCAACATGGAATGCAATGATTGCGGGTCTGACCCAATTCGAGTTTAATGAGCAGAGTTTGAGTTTCTTTTCAGAAATGCATCAGTTGGGGTTTTTGCCTGATGAGTTCACTCTGGGAAGTGTGCTCAGGAGCTGTGCAGGGTTGAGATGTTTGCATGCTGGGCGGCAGATTCATGCTTATGTGGTGAAATGTGGGTTTGAGTTCAATTTGGTTGTTGGGAGCTCTTTGGCTCATATGTATATGAAATCTGGAAGCTTGGAAGGAGGTGAAAAAGTGATTAAGTTGATGCCAATTCGCAATGTGATTGCTTGGAATACGCTTATTGCAGGGAAAGCTCAAAACGGGTATCCTGAGGAAGTGCTGGATCAGTATAACATGATGAAAATTGCAGGTTTTAGACCCGATAAGATTACATTTGTGAGTGTCCTCAGCTCATGCTCGGAACTGGCAACACTTGGACAGGGTCAGCAGATTCATGCTGAAGCAATCAAAGCTGGGGCTTGTTCGGTAGTTGCTGTGGTTAGTTCGTTAATTAGCATGTATTCAAGATGTGGGTGTCTGGAAGACTCCCTGAAGGCTTTCTTGGAATGTGAACACACGGATGTTGTGTTGTGGAGTTCTATGATTGCTGCTTATGGTTTCCATGGGCGAGGAGATGAAGCCATTGAGCTGTTTGAATACATGGAGCAGGAAGAGATAGAGGCAAATGAGGTTACTTTCTTGAGCTTGCTTTATGCTTGTAGCCACTGTGGtctgaaagaaaaaggaatcgAGTTCTTTGACAAGATGGTGAAAAAATATGCCGTGGAGCCTAGACTAGAACACTATACATGTATGGTTGACCTACTTGGTCGGTCTGGCTGTTTGGAGGAAGCAGAGGCCATGATAAGATCAATGCCCGTAAAAGCAGATGTAATCATATGGAAAACTTTACTATCTGCCTGCAAAATCCACAAGAAAGCAGACATGGCAAAAAGGATTGCAGAGGAAGTTATTAGGCTTTATCCTCAAGATTCAGCTCCTTACGTGCTACTCTCAAACATCCATGCTTCTGCTAAAAGGTGGCAGGACGTTTCTGAGGTGAGGAAAGCCATGAGAGATAGGATGGTGAAGAAGGAACCAGGTATAAGTTGGCTGGAAGTGAAGAATGCAGTTCACCAGTTTTGCATTGGCGACAAAACCCATCCGAAATCAGCGGAGATTGATTTGTATTTGAAAGAACTAACATCAGAGATGAAGTTGCGTGGTTATGTGCCTGATACAGCAGCTGTTTTGCATGACATGGACAATGAGGAGAAAGAATACAACTTGGCGCATCACAGTGAGAAGTTGGCAGTTGCATTTGCTCTAATGAACACTCCCGCAGGTGTGCCAATAAGGGTGATGAAGAACTTGCGTGTATGCAGTGATTGCCATGTTGCAATAAAGTACATATCGGAAATAAGAAACCGAGAAATTATTGTACGAGATGCCAGTAGATTTCACCATTTCAAAAACGGGAAATGTTCTTGTGGAGATTACTG A
- the LOC121260432 gene encoding pentatricopeptide repeat-containing protein At2g41080 isoform X1: MGMLPTMHEVRYISKSSSFPHNICMAKFFPCHLGFTSLLNTLHDPSKRFFSTNAAKTAYKLSDSVSEFKQDYSNLCFKGHIKEAYERYKSEIFSEPSLLSNLIQACIPQKSLSLGKQLHSMIITSGCYSDKFVSNHLLNMYSKIGDLQTAVTLFEHMYKRNIMSCNILINGYVQSCDLESAQKVFDEMPDRNIATWNAMIAGLTQFEFNEQSLSFFSEMHQLGFLPDEFTLGSVLRSCAGLRCLHAGRQIHAYVVKCGFEFNLVVGSSLAHMYMKSGSLEGGEKVIKLMPIRNVIAWNTLIAGKAQNGYPEEVLDQYNMMKIAGFRPDKITFVSVLSSCSELATLGQGQQIHAEAIKAGACSVVAVVSSLISMYSRCGCLEDSLKAFLECEHTDVVLWSSMIAAYGFHGRGDEAIELFEYMEQEEIEANEVTFLSLLYACSHCGLKEKGIEFFDKMVKKYAVEPRLEHYTCMVDLLGRSGCLEEAEAMIRSMPVKADVIIWKTLLSACKIHKKADMAKRIAEEVIRLYPQDSAPYVLLSNIHASAKRWQDVSEVRKAMRDRMVKKEPGISWLEVKNAVHQFCIGDKTHPKSAEIDLYLKELTSEMKLRGYVPDTAAVLHDMDNEEKEYNLAHHSEKLAVAFALMNTPAGVPIRVMKNLRVCSDCHVAIKYISEIRNREIIVRDASRFHHFKNGKCSCGDYW, from the coding sequence ATGGGAATGCTTCCCACAATGCATGAAGTAAGATACATATCCAAGAGCTCATCTTTCCCCCACAACATATGTATGGCCAAGTTTTTCCCCTGTCATCTCGGCTTCACTTCCTTGCTCAATACCCTGCACGACCCGAGCAAACGTTTTTTCTCCACAAACGCCGCCAAAACCGCCTATAAACTTAGCGACTCTGTCTCTGAGTTCAAACAAGATTACTCCAACCTTTGTTTCAAAGGACACATAAAAGAAGCGTATGAGAGGTACAAATCAGAGATATTTTCAGAGCCTTCTCTCTTGTCTAATCTCATCCAAGCATGCATACCCCAAAAGTCACTTTCTTTAGGAAAACAGCTCCATTCTATGATAATTACGTCTGGTTGTTACTCAGACAAGTTTGTTTCCAATCACCTCCTTAACATGTACTCCAAGATTGGGGATTTACAAACGGCTGTGACACTGTTTGAGCATATGTACAAGAGAAATATAATGTCTTGTAACATTTTGATTAATGGCTATGTTCAAAGTTGTGATCTGGAGAGTGCCCAGAAGGTGTTTGATGAGATGCCTGATAGAAACATCGCAACATGGAATGCAATGATTGCGGGTCTGACCCAATTCGAGTTTAATGAGCAGAGTTTGAGTTTCTTTTCAGAAATGCATCAGTTGGGGTTTTTGCCTGATGAGTTCACTCTGGGAAGTGTGCTCAGGAGCTGTGCAGGGTTGAGATGTTTGCATGCTGGGCGGCAGATTCATGCTTATGTGGTGAAATGTGGGTTTGAGTTCAATTTGGTTGTTGGGAGCTCTTTGGCTCATATGTATATGAAATCTGGAAGCTTGGAAGGAGGTGAAAAAGTGATTAAGTTGATGCCAATTCGCAATGTGATTGCTTGGAATACGCTTATTGCAGGGAAAGCTCAAAACGGGTATCCTGAGGAAGTGCTGGATCAGTATAACATGATGAAAATTGCAGGTTTTAGACCCGATAAGATTACATTTGTGAGTGTCCTCAGCTCATGCTCGGAACTGGCAACACTTGGACAGGGTCAGCAGATTCATGCTGAAGCAATCAAAGCTGGGGCTTGTTCGGTAGTTGCTGTGGTTAGTTCGTTAATTAGCATGTATTCAAGATGTGGGTGTCTGGAAGACTCCCTGAAGGCTTTCTTGGAATGTGAACACACGGATGTTGTGTTGTGGAGTTCTATGATTGCTGCTTATGGTTTCCATGGGCGAGGAGATGAAGCCATTGAGCTGTTTGAATACATGGAGCAGGAAGAGATAGAGGCAAATGAGGTTACTTTCTTGAGCTTGCTTTATGCTTGTAGCCACTGTGGtctgaaagaaaaaggaatcgAGTTCTTTGACAAGATGGTGAAAAAATATGCCGTGGAGCCTAGACTAGAACACTATACATGTATGGTTGACCTACTTGGTCGGTCTGGCTGTTTGGAGGAAGCAGAGGCCATGATAAGATCAATGCCCGTAAAAGCAGATGTAATCATATGGAAAACTTTACTATCTGCCTGCAAAATCCACAAGAAAGCAGACATGGCAAAAAGGATTGCAGAGGAAGTTATTAGGCTTTATCCTCAAGATTCAGCTCCTTACGTGCTACTCTCAAACATCCATGCTTCTGCTAAAAGGTGGCAGGACGTTTCTGAGGTGAGGAAAGCCATGAGAGATAGGATGGTGAAGAAGGAACCAGGTATAAGTTGGCTGGAAGTGAAGAATGCAGTTCACCAGTTTTGCATTGGCGACAAAACCCATCCGAAATCAGCGGAGATTGATTTGTATTTGAAAGAACTAACATCAGAGATGAAGTTGCGTGGTTATGTGCCTGATACAGCAGCTGTTTTGCATGACATGGACAATGAGGAGAAAGAATACAACTTGGCGCATCACAGTGAGAAGTTGGCAGTTGCATTTGCTCTAATGAACACTCCCGCAGGTGTGCCAATAAGGGTGATGAAGAACTTGCGTGTATGCAGTGATTGCCATGTTGCAATAAAGTACATATCGGAAATAAGAAACCGAGAAATTATTGTACGAGATGCCAGTAGATTTCACCATTTCAAAAACGGGAAATGTTCTTGTGGAGATTACTGGTAA